Proteins from a single region of Chitinibacter bivalviorum:
- a CDS encoding type III pantothenate kinase: MNDVLLIDLGNTRMKWRLGDATQASQSTHDIAQFAKLTEALPHPSAILACVVGDEQRYADLTELCRSRWGITPQRLRVSRRALGVSNHYRDISEQGADRWAAVLGASQRFAGQNLIIVSAGTALVVDTLTAAGDFLGGTISPGLGLMKQSLYQGTAKLPHAAGAMVDFPQCTHDAIETGCQRAIRGIILEAINQLNLINIPTDQVIVFGGDAATLQALLNVKTQTVDNLVLDGLYALHLATDGVFSE, translated from the coding sequence ATGAATGACGTTTTATTGATTGATCTGGGCAATACCCGCATGAAATGGCGGCTTGGCGATGCAACTCAAGCCAGCCAAAGCACCCACGATATTGCCCAATTTGCCAAATTGACTGAAGCGCTCCCCCACCCTAGCGCCATTCTGGCGTGCGTGGTCGGCGATGAGCAGCGCTATGCCGATTTGACCGAGCTATGTCGATCACGCTGGGGCATCACGCCGCAAAGATTGCGTGTGAGTCGCCGGGCGCTGGGTGTAAGCAATCACTACCGCGATATTAGTGAACAAGGCGCCGATCGCTGGGCGGCTGTACTGGGCGCCAGTCAGCGCTTTGCCGGGCAAAATCTGATTATTGTGTCGGCAGGCACTGCGCTGGTCGTCGACACATTAACCGCGGCGGGCGATTTTTTAGGCGGAACGATCAGCCCGGGATTGGGCTTGATGAAACAATCCTTATACCAAGGCACGGCCAAATTGCCGCATGCCGCTGGGGCGATGGTTGATTTCCCGCAGTGCACCCATGACGCCATTGAAACAGGCTGCCAAAGAGCGATCAGGGGTATCATCCTAGAAGCCATAAATCAATTGAATTTGATCAATATACCCACAGATCAAGTGATCGTATTTGGTGGTGATGCTGCAACACTGCAAGCCTTGCTTAACGTAAAGACGCAGACAGTAGATAATCTAGTCCTCGATGGCCTTTATGCCCTCCACCTCGCCACCGACGGAGTCTTTAGCGAATGA